Genomic segment of Paenibacillus sp. FSL R5-0912:
GCTGAGGTTCAGAGTAACATTATCGTGGTGCTCAGCAACGGCTCTCCAGTAGAAATGCCTTGGCTGCCGCAGACGAAGGCTGTGCTGGAAGGATATCTCGGGGGGCAGGCTTTTGGCGGCGCGGTGGCCGATCTGCTCTTTGGTGAAGTAAGCCCAAGCGGCAAACTGGCGGAGACGTTCCCGCAGAAGCTGAGCGACAATCCATCATTCCTGAATTTCCCTGGAGAAGGCGATACCGTGGAGTACAAGGAAGGCTTGTTTGTCGGCTACCGTTATTATGATAAAAAAGAAATTGAGCCGCTGTTCCCGTTCGGGTTCGGACTCAGCTATACAGAATTCGAGTACAGCAATTTGTCGCTGGATCAGACCAGCATCAAGGATACGGACACCGTAAAGGTTAAGGTGACCGTTAAGAACACCGGCAGCAGAGCAGGCAAAGAGACCGTGCAGCTCTATGTCAGCGATGTAGAGAGCAGCGTGCTCCGTCCGCTGCAGGAGCTGAAGGGCTTCGACAAGATTGAGCTGCAGCCGGGGGAAGAATGCGACGTAACCTTTACACTGAATAAGCGCTCCTTTGCCTACTACAATGTGAAGCTGGCCGACTGGCATGTGGAGAGCGGGATGTTCAAGATCGCCGTAGGTTCATCCTCACGCGATATCCGCCTCACCGCAGAGCTGGAGGTAGTATCGACGACGAAGCTGGCCGTAAGGTTCCACCGCAACTCTACGGTCGGAGATCTGCTGGCGAATCCGCTGACTGAGGGCAAAGCCAAGAATTACGGCAGTATCTTCGGGATGGAAGATGCGATGGGTGATAATCCTGAAATGTTCCTGGCCATGATGAAATACATGCCGCTGCGCGCGCTGATCGGCTTCGGCCAGGGCAAATATACCGAAGCCGATCTGGCTGAAGATTTGCGTGAAATGAACGCATTGGCCGGACAGGAGTAAGACGCAGCAGCGGTGCCGGCAAGAACATAGGGGTTGCTTTTCACAGGGGGATTTGCTAACATACGTTGTAACTTAATAATGCTTTATATGTTCTCTAGGGTTCCGCAGCTGTTATGCTGGTCTGGTCCGAGGGAGAACGCACGGAGTGAACCATAGCCGTGTATACACGGAGGGATAAAAGCCCGGGAGGTATCGTCATACGACGATAACCTTCCGGGCTTATTTTATTTTCAGGAGGCAGAAGAGAAATGAGCAAAAATAACAACAGCAAGGCATGGACAATGATTGCAGGTGCTGCCTGCTTTGAAGTGGTATGGGTAATCGGGCTGAAGCACGCTGTGGCCCCCTGGGAATGGGCGATAACGATAGTGGCGATATTGGTCAGCTTCTACGCCCTCATATGGGCCAGCGGCAGGCTGCCGGTCGGTACAGTCTACGCAGTATTTGTCGGGCTCGGGACTGCGGGAACCGTTCTGGCTGGCGGAATCCTGTTCGGAGAGCCGCTGCGTCCGCTGAAGCTGGTACTGATAGTGTTGCTGCTGGCCGGAGTTGTTGGCCTGAAGCTGGCCACGCCTGCGGATATGGCGGATAAGCAAGCAAAGGAGCTGAAGTAATATGGCATGGGTAATGTTGATTGCCGCCGGGTTATGTGAAATGTTCGGGGTGGCCATGATAGGTAAGCTGCATAAGAACCGCAACTGGCAGTCTGCAGGCCTGCTTGTCCTGGGTTTCGGTGCAAGCTTCCTGCTGCTGTCCCTGGCGATGGAGAGCCTGCCGATGGGGATAGCTTACGCAATCTGGACAGGGATTGGCGCGTCTGGAGCGGCGATTATGGGTATGTTGTTCTATGGTGAAGCCCGCGATCCGCGGCGTATTTTCTGCATCGTGCTGATTCTTGGAGCTGTAGCCGGGTTGAAGCTGATCGGCTGATTCCGCTGAAAGTTTATGATTTGGACACTTGCCGGATGTTTCGGGAGAGCGGATATGGTAAATATAATAAGTAGTAGCAAGTCACACCATTCATCCTATAAGGAGACTTCCATTATTATGAGCAAACCTGTATCTGATAAAATCCTACTGCCGGACGGAGTTATGTTACCCAAACTGGGCCAGGGAACCTGGTTCATGGGCGAGCATGCAGCGAACCGGGCTGAAGAAATCGCTGCTCTGCGCTTTGGCGTAGAGCTGGGAATGAATCTGATTGATACCGCTGAGATGTATGGGGACGGCCGTTCCGAGGAGCTTGTCGGTGAAGCGGTGAAGGGAATCCGCGATGACGTATTCCTCGTTTCCAAGGTTTACCCGCATAATGCTGCAGGAGCCGGACTAATCCGCAGCTGTGAAGCAAGCCTGAAGCGGCTGGGCACCGATCATCTGGATCTGTACCTGCTGCACTGGCGGGGGACCATCCCGCTGGAGGAGACTGTAGAGGGAATGGAGGCACTGGTAGCTTCCGGCAAAATCGCCCGCTGGGGCGTCTCCAATTTCGATACGCCCGACATGCAGGAGCTGCTGCGCATTCCCGGCGGCAATCACTGCGCAGTGAATCAGGTGCTCTACCATCTCGGCTCCAGAGGCATCGAGCATGAGCTCCTGCCATATCTGAGCGGACACAAGATTCCGGTAATGGCCTATTCTCCGCTGGCCCAGGCTGGAACGCTGAGAAAAGGATTGACGGAGAATGAAACCGTGCAGAGGATTGCCCGGGACCATGAAGCGACTCCGCTGCAGATTCTGCTCGCCTGGAGCATCCGTGAAGCGGATGTGCTGGCGATTCCCAAGGCGGGCACCCGCCAGCATGTGGAAGAGAATGAAGCCGCCGGCAAGCTTGTGCTTACGTCAGATGAGCTTTGGCAGCTGGACGATGCTTTTCCGCAGCCGTCATGGAAGGTTCCGCTGGATATGATTTGAGAACGTGCACTAAGCATGTTAAGAATGATAAGCATGAGAAGACAAGGCTGTCCCCGTACAGGGGGCAGTTTTTCGTATTATTAGGTCAACCAGAAGTTTCTGGTTGGCTTTTTGTTGTATTTTTGTTAGGAACTCATGAATTCCGTCTGTTGTGGATAATCTTCATTGGAGCAAGAAGCAAAAACGTCTGAAGGATCAATATGTTCTTGTATCAGGAATCCCGCAGAATCCCCCTGAAGGCTGGCCAGAGGAGGCCGATGTATGCGCGAAAAACCAAACACAATGAGCTGCTGCGAGGGGAATCAGGCCAAATGTATGCGAAAACAAACATGTCTTCCAAGGCACAACTCCAGCATGAAAATGAGCAGCGTGGCTAAAAAACAGAACATCGTCTTTTCATTTATTTAACATATTTTAACGGAAAACCGAACACAATTGGACTGGGTAAGCCACGTAAGCCAAATGTAATCGAAAAACCGAACACAATTGGACTGGGTGCACCGCGTAGGCAAAATGTAATCGAAAAACCGAACACAATTGGACTGGGTGCACCGCGTAGGCCGTGCGTTTATCGCAGTGCCAGACGTATTTTCACAGAAAAACCGAATACAATGAGCTGCTGCGAGGGGAATCAGGCCAAATGTATGCGAAAACAAACATGTCTTTCAAGGCACAACTCCAGCATGAAAATGAGCAGCGCGCCTAAAAACAGAACGTCGTCTGTTCATCTATTTAACAAATTTTAACGGAAAACCGAACACAATTAGACCGGGTGGGTAGCGTAAGCCGAATGTAATCGAAAAACCGAACACAATTGGACTGGACGCGCCACGTAGGCCGAATGTAATCGAAAAACCGAACACAATTGGACTGGGTGCACCGCGTAGGCCAAATGTAATCGAAAAACCGAACACAATTGGACTGGGTACGCCGCTTAAGCCGAATGTAATCGAAAAACCGAACACAATTGGACTGGGTAAGCCACGTAAGCCAAATGTAATCGCAAAACCGAACACAATTGGACTGGGTGCACCGCGTAGGCCAAATGTAATCGAAAAACCGAACACAATTGGACTGGGTGCGCCGCGTAGGCCGTGCGTTTATCGCAGTGCCAGACGTATTTTCACAGAAAAACCGAACACAATTTGCATCCCTGGAAGAAATGAGGAGCATAAGTAGCAACTGGCTATCCAGCAACTTTGTGCGGTTATTTTGTACGGCAAGGCTGGAGGATATGATAAATAACGGTAATTGGGTGCATCCTAAAAGGGGAATGCGGCGGACAAAAGGTTTGCACACAGAATGGAGTATCCTTGCTAATAGGCCTGATATAGGTCATTGGGAGCAGTGGAAACACCATACTATAGCCCCTTGGCAGGAACTCTTAAATGATGTCAACAACATTCATGACGAAACCGTGTTTTCAATTTGGTGACAAAGAAAGCGCTTTGAATTACGATGTGTTCATAGGGAATAACCTTTAAGGAAGCAGTGCGAGAAGGGTTCCTATTCAATTCAATAAGGGGGCATCTTAAATGGCCACAACGGCAACTCAGCAAACTTCATCCGGTGGTGCACGGGTAAGAGTCCAGCAATTCGGACGCATGCTCAGCGGTATGGTTATGCCGAATATCGGCGCATTCATCGCATGGGGGTTAATTACAGCATTATTTATTCCAACAGGCTGGCTTCCAAATGAAAGCCTAGCAGCTCTGGTTGATCCAATGATCAAATATTTGCTTCCGCTGCTGATCGGATATACCGGCGGTCAGATGGTTCACGGCAAACGCGGCGGTGTTATCGGGGCTGTAGTTACCATGGGGGTTATTGTCGGATCATCTATTCCGATGTTCCTTGGAGCTATGCTGGTCGGTCCGCTGGCTGGCTGGGTATTGAAGCAATTTGACAAAGCGGTTGACGGCAAAATTAAAGCCGGCTTCGAAATGCTTGTTAATAACTTCTCACTCGGTATTATCGGTGGCGTACTATCCGTTGGAGCACTTAAAGGTATCGGACCTCTGGTTGAAGGTTTGACTAACATCTTGTCTAATGGTGTTGAGTTCCTGGTAAATCATAATCTGCTGCCGCTCATCAATATTATCATTGAGCCAGCCAAGGTATTGTTCCTGAACAATGCTATCAATCATGGTGTACTTGGACCAATCGCGCTTGAACAATCACAACGGGTAGGTAAATCTATTCTATTCATGCTTGAATCGAACCCTGGTCCAGGTCTTGGTATCCTGCTTGCTTACTGGCTGGTTGGTAAAGGCTCTGCTAAATCTTCCGCACCGGGCGCAATCATCATTCACTTCCTGGGCGGTATTCATGAAATCTACTTCCCTTACATCCTGATGAACCCGCGTCTGATCCTTGCAGTTATCGGTGGCGGTGTATCGGGTACATTCACCTTCCAGATGCTGGGTGCAGGTCTCGTAGCTTCTCCTTCTCCAGGCAGTATCTTTGCATACTTCGCGATGACACCTAAGGGCGGATATCTTCCAATGCTGGCCGGGGTTATCGTCGCAACCGTCGTGTCCTTCGCTCTTGCGGCCCTGCTGCTGAAGACTGTTAAGAAGAATGACGAAGAAGAAATGGATATTGAGGAAGCAGCAGCCAAGGTTAAAGACATGAAATCCGCGGGAACTGCAGCTCAAACTGCGGCAACTGCAACTACTGTAGCTGCTAATGTACGCACGAAAGCCAATGTGAACAAAATCGTCTTCGCTTGTGATGCAGGGATGGGTTCCAGTGCGATGGGCGCTTCCGTACTGCGCAAGAAACTGCAAAGCGCAGGGGTTAACATTACGGTTGTGAACTCTGCTGTCAGTGAAATTCCTGCGGATGCCGACATCGTAGTTACGCAGAAGACACTTACTGACCGTGCCATTGCCGTGAATCCAAACGCAGAGCACATCTCGATCGACAACTTCCTGAAGAGCCCGAAATATGATGAGCTCGTGGAACGTTTGAAGTAAGACGCAGAAGTGTAAGATAAATTAATAAGCATAATGTCAAATAAGGAGACGCTGGCCGACAAAGCCAGCGTTTGTCTCCAAATATAAGAAAGTATATGTTCCACTATACTTTACCTTATATTTCTTGCTGAAACGGATGCCGTCCCTTATAGGACGGCATAGCCGTTTCTACTTGGTGTAGGGCGGAGGGTGTTCGCGGAATATGAGGAAAATTACCGCCAGGCAGCGCCAGATTATATGGCTTTTGCTCGGAGTCAGCGGAGAAATTACGGCCGCTGAAATCGCCGAGGCTACCGCTGTGAGTGTAAGAACCGTTCACCGGGAGATGGAGGACATAGAGTCTGCGCTGAAGAATTTTGGTCTGAATCTGATCAAAAAATCGGGAAAAGGCATACAATTGAGCGGCCCGGAGGCCGGTCTTGCGGAGCTGCGCCTGTTTTTGCGGGAAGAGAAGCCGGCGGAGTATTCTGGAGAAGACCGCAAGGTGTATGAGCTCTGCGCCCTGCTGGAGGCGGAAGAGCCGGTGAAGCTGTTCACGCTCGCGCATTCACTCAAGGTGACAGTCGCCTCTGTAAGCTACGATCTGGACGAACTGGAGCAATGGGTCCGTAAATTCGGCCTGGAGCTGGTCCGCAGAAGAGGCTACGGCGTTGAAATCACCGGCAGTGAGATCGATAAGCGCCGGGCGATTGGCCGGCTGGCCGCTGAGCATCTGGATCTGTCCGATCTGGTAGGTCATGGCTCCCAGGCTGAGAGCAACCCGGCCTTCCGTGTTCTGCTGTCTACGGTAGGGAAATCCAATCTTATGGAGGTAGAGAATACCCTGTGGGATATGGAATGGAAATGGACCGCTGAGCTTCCGGAAATTGTCTACATGGAAATGCTGCTGGGTCTAGCCGTAACGACCAGGCGGATCGAAATCGGCCGGAGCATTGACAGCGGTGAAGAGGCGGGTTATTCCAGAATGTCTGATCACCGCAACATTGCCGGGGCTGAGAGCTTTGTCCAGCAGCTCGGAGCGGCGCTTGGGATGGAAATTCCCCGGGTAGAGGTCTTGTATATCGCCGGATTATTCGACCGGGTACAGGATTCATTCTCTTCTGCCGGTTTTGCCTACGGCGATATTGAGTTAATGGAGATCGTCTACAAGCTGACGGAGAGTGTGGTCAAACGGACAGGGCTTCCTTTCCAGAGTGACCGTTCCCTGCGCGAAGGATTGCTGGAGCATATCGATCCCGCCCTGAAGCGGATTCGTGAAGGTACACGCATCCGCAATCCGCTGCTCGGACCGATCCGCCGGGATTATGAGTATCTGTTCAACATCGTCCGTGCCTCCGTAGAGGATATGCAGCTTGAGCTTGAAATTCCGGATGAAGAAATCGGGTTTCTGGTTATGCATTTCGGGGCTTCCGTCGAGCGGCTTAATCAGCTAAGGCGTAATGTCAGAGCCATTCTGGTCTGTGCCAGCGGACTCAGCTCCTCCCGTCTGCTGGCTACCCGGCTGACCAAAGAAATGCCGCAGATTGAGATTCTCGGCAATATTTCCTGGTATGAAGCCGCACGCCTGCCGGATGTGGACTACGACCTGATTATTTCTACCATTGATCTGCCAATTGATAAGGAACGTTATATCAAAATCAGCCCCCTGCTCACAGGGGAAGAGATAGAGAAACTGCTGAATTATATCCAGAATACAACGCTGCGTGAGCGGGAAACAGGCCCATTAGGTGAGCAGGACCGGGCTATGCGGGATGAGGCTTCACTTGAGCGGCTGAGGAGCTACAAGGGGATTCTTGATGAAATGGTCAGCCTGCTGGAGCGGT
This window contains:
- a CDS encoding BglG family transcription antiterminator is translated as MRKITARQRQIIWLLLGVSGEITAAEIAEATAVSVRTVHREMEDIESALKNFGLNLIKKSGKGIQLSGPEAGLAELRLFLREEKPAEYSGEDRKVYELCALLEAEEPVKLFTLAHSLKVTVASVSYDLDELEQWVRKFGLELVRRRGYGVEITGSEIDKRRAIGRLAAEHLDLSDLVGHGSQAESNPAFRVLLSTVGKSNLMEVENTLWDMEWKWTAELPEIVYMEMLLGLAVTTRRIEIGRSIDSGEEAGYSRMSDHRNIAGAESFVQQLGAALGMEIPRVEVLYIAGLFDRVQDSFSSAGFAYGDIELMEIVYKLTESVVKRTGLPFQSDRSLREGLLEHIDPALKRIREGTRIRNPLLGPIRRDYEYLFNIVRASVEDMQLELEIPDEEIGFLVMHFGASVERLNQLRRNVRAILVCASGLSSSRLLATRLTKEMPQIEILGNISWYEAARLPDVDYDLIISTIDLPIDKERYIKISPLLTGEEIEKLLNYIQNTTLRERETGPLGEQDRAMRDEASLERLRSYKGILDEMVSLLERFRFHPIDNKDMDLSATLVEMLALLNGSGVIGDADIVLERLLERERMTSQVIPDTGLALFHTRSSHIHLSSLTLYRLRQPVILEGDTEVRVILLMLAPRRLSKESLEVLSEISALLLNSELVQLLEERTEPEIRGYLSSELLHFFQTKI
- a CDS encoding PTS mannitol transporter subunit IICB, giving the protein MATTATQQTSSGGARVRVQQFGRMLSGMVMPNIGAFIAWGLITALFIPTGWLPNESLAALVDPMIKYLLPLLIGYTGGQMVHGKRGGVIGAVVTMGVIVGSSIPMFLGAMLVGPLAGWVLKQFDKAVDGKIKAGFEMLVNNFSLGIIGGVLSVGALKGIGPLVEGLTNILSNGVEFLVNHNLLPLINIIIEPAKVLFLNNAINHGVLGPIALEQSQRVGKSILFMLESNPGPGLGILLAYWLVGKGSAKSSAPGAIIIHFLGGIHEIYFPYILMNPRLILAVIGGGVSGTFTFQMLGAGLVASPSPGSIFAYFAMTPKGGYLPMLAGVIVATVVSFALAALLLKTVKKNDEEEMDIEEAAAKVKDMKSAGTAAQTAATATTVAANVRTKANVNKIVFACDAGMGSSAMGASVLRKKLQSAGVNITVVNSAVSEIPADADIVVTQKTLTDRAIAVNPNAEHISIDNFLKSPKYDELVERLK
- a CDS encoding aldo/keto reductase, which codes for MSKPVSDKILLPDGVMLPKLGQGTWFMGEHAANRAEEIAALRFGVELGMNLIDTAEMYGDGRSEELVGEAVKGIRDDVFLVSKVYPHNAAGAGLIRSCEASLKRLGTDHLDLYLLHWRGTIPLEETVEGMEALVASGKIARWGVSNFDTPDMQELLRIPGGNHCAVNQVLYHLGSRGIEHELLPYLSGHKIPVMAYSPLAQAGTLRKGLTENETVQRIARDHEATPLQILLAWSIREADVLAIPKAGTRQHVEENEAAGKLVLTSDELWQLDDAFPQPSWKVPLDMI
- a CDS encoding DMT family transporter; this translates as MAWVMLIAAGLCEMFGVAMIGKLHKNRNWQSAGLLVLGFGASFLLLSLAMESLPMGIAYAIWTGIGASGAAIMGMLFYGEARDPRRIFCIVLILGAVAGLKLIG
- a CDS encoding DMT family transporter; this encodes MSKNNNSKAWTMIAGAACFEVVWVIGLKHAVAPWEWAITIVAILVSFYALIWASGRLPVGTVYAVFVGLGTAGTVLAGGILFGEPLRPLKLVLIVLLLAGVVGLKLATPADMADKQAKELK